The genomic interval GGAGCCTGTTGTCTCATAATTCACTCATGCTTGGAAAGTATCACTGAAGTAAATGCTGGCTTGAATGTGCATTTCCCTCCTCTCATTTTCTTCCATTCTcagttataattttttattctcTCCAAAAACAGACAGTTGGATGAAAGAAAACCACCTCAATCAACCAATAAACTCTCATAAACAAACCCTTGACCTGTAAAATTGAATACTCCACTTGAAGCCCGCAGACAACCAGCAGTTAACTACCATCTACGTTTCTACCATTTCTGTAATTTGGTCTCTTTTCTTCTCACAGTCGAGAGTACTGTAATTGCTTTTCAGTCAGTGAAAGTGTTTATTTAATGACGGGCTTATTTGTGTAGCTACATTGTATTCAGCACCCACAGTGTAGATTTTACACAACTCTAAACTGATCATTATCTTCATCAGTATAAGTAGGCTCAATCACGCtctcattctgactgataattcTTCACTCTGGCAGCGTTTTTGAGGACAAATCTGCTAGTAATCACTTCCATCCCTTTTAATGTCATGCCATGTTATTGCAGCAAGTGATACTGTAACGCATACCAGACTATTGCTTACAGTTTTTaatggtttggtttggttttgtgaCAGAATAGTTGgatctgtgtgttttgcagctgtTAGTGTAGCTTTCACCACCACGCAGCGCAAGTGTGGCTTTATCCCAAGAAGCAAGTTAGTTTTTCCAATACTGCGGTTAATCAGCTACCACACAAAACCTCATTTTGAAGTGCAGCATCCAAGTGAGAATTTGCGTCCAAATTCCAGCATTCGTTCCTCTCCCACTGCGCTTCTGTTGAACAAAGTGTGGGACTCCTGCTAACACGCGGACAGgtagagaggagaaagagggagtggaggagaagaaagagaagccAATTGAGGACGGTGAAGTGGAACGGATGGAGTGTGAGAGAGGGCGGAAGAAAATGAGCAGTGAAAGTATAAAAGCTTAaatcaaaagaataaaaaattcaTAAGAATCaggcagagaggggagagcGGGAGACGATAAATGAGAAACATCAGAgtagaggaggagaaggtgCATTTatcaggaagagagagaggggtggggaAAAGAAGGGCAAAGGGAGCATTAGAGATTATTTGTGGGAAGAGTGGGAGCTTTTTAATGTATCACTGAAGAggacgagcacacacacatgcaccggCAGTCAGGCAGATGTTGCACAGCATTTATTCAGTAGTAGCCTTCATGTTTCACCAATTcattttaaacccttttttaaaGGCGTCCTTACTGATCAATATTCCCTGGCCTGAAGCAATTGATGTGCAAATATGCGTTTCAGAAGTGTTTGAAAAAGAGCGCTGGCACCGACTCTCAAGGTCAACCCAGCTTCCCTTTTGCTTGGTCTTTGTTTGATTCTTTGTGCTCTGTCATCCCTCTCACCTCACATGTTAGCTCTTCCCCTCACTGTTGACGTGTTAAGttcatgcatgcagtgttttttgtaccaCTGACAGACTGAAGAGGGGTTTAGGGATTTGTTTCAACTCTGGACAGCATCAccagaggcagaggcagacaCTGGGGGATTGAAGAACCCTTAactgtctgcatgtgtttgggtttgtgagtgtgtgttcatgtgtccaCAGTGTGTACTCCTGCACATGTGTACTTTTTGCCCCAGATAAGCCAGGTCAAATTTAGTTtaataatgtgcttttttttcctttgaggaAGCAGCAGGAAAGGGACAGTGGTTAGAGGCGTACATTTGTGTGTCTGGGGTCTCTCATTTGGGTTTCAGTGTTTGACAGCTTCATTCTTTATTCTCTCGCTCGAGATGTGCctcgctgtgtgtttgtgtgtgtgtgtgtgtgtgtgtgtgtgtgtgtgtgtgtgtatggtgaaTAAGTTTGCACTAAATGATTCAGCAACTCCGTGTCTGCTCAGCAGGTGGTGGGTTCATTGGTAGGAGGGCTAAAGGCTACGTGTTTGAATGTTGTCCATGCcacctctctctcacacacacaccactgaaCACAGACTCCTGAGTGCTTTCAGAGACACACCTTACTAATGTATCCACAAGAGACAAGTTATCTGCTGCAGAGTTACACTCTTGATGTCTTGGCCTCCTGTTTCCTATTCTTGTCAAAATGCCCTCCTTTGTATCACTACCTGTCAGAGAAGTCATTCTCTACTCCCTTCAGTTTCACCACTGCACTTCTCTAATGATGCCATACTCCATTTGCCAAAGACAAGATTCTTttcaaatgtgtcattttatgtCACTTAAAGGTTCCATACTGTAAAAGccatattttcatatatttttctattataaAGCCGGTGTAGATGCTatgtaaatactgtgaaaatattaaaacGTTAAATCCACAGAGTCAGTATTCACAAACTGTGACTTTAAATGCTCTGTCAGGacttctgtgaagttgtgatgtcacaactacaGTATACTATATTAAGGAAGAAATTTTTGCTACAGAGCCATTACAGTTATTCCCTGGCTGAAATGACAGTGCAAATACGCCTAGATGACAGATGTGGAACAAACATTAACGCTGACCAAAAGaggcagactgggctttttcgggaggtgggcttaaagagacaggcgctaaaacCGAGCGTTTGAGAAAGAAGGCAAAAACAGATGTATTTAGGCAGACAGTctgataaaataatgttttttttttatttaaagcacatcagcatgttctagtagaaaccccaAATATAAGAATGAACCTGGAAATTATCATAATATTGGACCTTTGAATCTCATTTCCCTTACACTCTCCCTTACATTCTCCAGGACAGcgacattcagaaaaaaattgacCATGAGATCCGGATGCGCGACGGAGCCTGCAAGCTGCTGGCCGCCTGCTCTCAGAAAGACCAGGCGTTGGAGGCGGCGAAGAGCCTGCAGACCTGCAGCACTCGCATCATGGCCTACatgtcagagctgcagagaatGAAGGAGGCTCAGGTCATGCAGAAGGTCACGCGGAGGTCGTCAGATGCAGGGCCGATGGATGACAGACTCCCGTGCAAAGGAAAAGTGGCCATCTCAGGCAAGTTAAatcttgcattatttatttattgttgggGATTTGGACATGAACCAGAACTGAATCTTTGTGATCCCTGCAGTGTTATGATTTAATGCAGAGCCCCCCTTGTAAAGTGGACTTGCAGATGGCTGCTCACAGCACAATAACAGCGGGCAGTCAGATGAATAATTATGGAGGTTCCCTGTATGCATCACAAGCGCACCGCAGAGAGATAATTCACACCAGAGAGCAGGACAGCAGGGTGTTTTTTCAAGTTGTTTAGAACATgatgagaaagtaaaaaaatatatatgtatatattaatgagatgtgtgtgtgtgtgtgtgtgtgtgtttgtggctgaaGTTTCATGGAAGCACGGCTGTAGCTTCCCAGCTGGAGAGCTTACTACATACGCACACAGAGTCAGGAATTAGCAGTAGATGCTTTAGCCAGtgactgaaagcagcacacgTCCAGATACACACATATCATTTAGTCAGAGAAAGGTGATTAACATTTTTGCGGTCTAATCCCCTGCCTGTTGTCGTTACAGATCTTCGGATCCCTCTCATGTGGAAAGACACAGAGTACTTCAAGAACAAAGGAGGTGAGGAGCCACTTTTGTATGCGAGTGAAGAAGTTCATTGATGGAGTATTAATGATTTATGCCTGTAGTATTTATTAATGATTTTCTCCTGAGGGAAGTGCTATGTGGCTTCACACGGTTATAAAATGACTAATTCAAAGatgctgaatgtgtgtgaaagctTTGTGTAATCACAGGGGTGAGTGTGAGAGTCCTTGTgactaaataacaaaaaacacctttttttagTTGGCAACAGGGGGAAACACTGATGTGGACTTTTAGGGTCCTTTCACAGCTAAAGTGTGGTTCATTTGCTCCGGACCAATGATAcattgttgttcatttttattgtggtttctgttaacactgacattttaaaaaatgaactgagaggAGCAACATGAGGTTATACAGATTGACAGGTAACTTGTTGATTGcgcatttttttgtcattaggGCATCATCAGGTCCTAAACTGTTAAAATCAATTTCTGTTGACTGACAGAAGTTTCTACAGCACTTAAATGCTCCtgatgtgtttgttgatgttatttGTAACCACAGAGAGCTCAGGGAGAAATAACTAATTGCACGCGTTATAATTAGACTGCATATCAACTGTATGTTAAAAATAACTGGCTGCAGATCTTCGCGACGAAAAGGACGGCGTCTTGTACAGTAATAGTTCGGGGTTTATTACTGTGGGAATGCTGTCACGCACTTTTTACATGGAGTCAGATACAAGCACAGCAGTTCTGACCTATTCATCAGGGAAATACCTTCATTGATGTGCATACATGTAACCATGGTTACCAAATAATATGCATGATATACATGGCTTCATACAGATCAATCATAAGACTGCTTTCTGAACAGATTTCAGCATCAGCAGAAGGATTTATTAGTCGTTAAGCTTTTGAAATCATGCTAAAATCCCATATCCGCTAAAATAAAATCCTGTTGTTGGTTTGTGTGCTTTTATACATCAAACAAACTGTACTTGAATCGATTTGGACATCAtattgtttggttgttttggcCGCATCAGagtttgactgacagctttCACACCAGCCCAAATGACCTGCGCAAACAGACCTGCGTTTGTTTTAACAGACCCAAACAGGTTATGTTAGGTATGAAAGCACACTTAGTTTTAGATCTGCCGAGCCACTTAACTGTGCAGACAGAACATGCAGTAAGACATACTCTGTGCAGGGTACACAGCACAGTTCCTGGATCTGATTATTACAATCTGTTGCAGCTTTACCAGATAGCTCTGTATTTTCCAAGAAGTGATTTTCTAGATGTGAGAAACTCCTGGCAGCACAACCTGACCCACTGTTCAGTCCTGCTGGCTTTGCCTCCTGGCTCTGAGAAGCCACAGCACACAGGTGCTGAACTGGGTCATTATTAGTAGGgcattgaaaaacacacaaagtctgTTGTCCATTTAAGGAACTCTATACTctcccatttttttcctgtgaaataTTACTGTGAACCAGGTcatatgtaaatgtttttatggcATTTCAGAATTTAACGGTGCACTGGAAAATATAACAATGGCAATCTTTATGTTGACTATTTGCTTTCCCGCCTCCTCTTGATAGAGTCAGTGTGGGTTAACCCCCGTGCAGTCATTATAACAGTCTCAGAGCTCACTCTCTCCCTTGGTAACTTGAATGGAATTAATCTGCATGACCTGTGCATATAAATGAACTCAAGAGACAGGTAGTAGACTCTTAACAAAGCTTAATGAGGCTGTTAGTCAAGGTCATTAAGCACACCCAGACATAAACCGAGCccaggaggtgaggaggagtaAAGCATGTTCCTCAGTCACATGTCCAATCACATTTTAAGTAGCGTGTTGAGCTCATACTTGGAATAATAAGTGTGAATAGTGTCAATGGGCCGTATACAGGGAAGCACATAAGTAGGAGCAGACCTCCTCTCTAAGTCTTTTCAGTTGCAACCTTGAAATTTAATGAGAAGTGGTACAATCTATGAATTTGATTGATcagggaaagaagaagaaaacacacaattaaagAAAGGTAGTAGACCATCAGAGGACACACTTCACCATAATCATTCCCTGTAATCATAGTGAAGCGTGCTCAAAAAGGGTATTAAAGCTTCGTTATAATGCAGGTGTATTTTCtacctgtcaaaaaaaaaaaaaaaaaaaaaatatatatatatataatatatatatatatatatatatatatatatatatatggacatCATGTAGGTAATTGTAATagaaacatgtcaaaaagattttttcttaaaaatgttttacatttcataaCATGTTCCTTGAACTAGACATCGGGTCAGTGTTTATCACAAAAAGCAAATCTTTTGCACACCTGAAGGTTAACAGGTGCATAGAAGACCATGAGCTGACTACCATGGAACAAATAACTCCAGTACACTGTCTGATATCTgtccaataataaaataataaaacgtTTTGGTACAGAGACCTTCATCAGGTTATCTGATAACTTGTATCTATCTAGATAACTATCTAGATAACCTGGAGCAAGGTCTCTGTTCCAAAATGTTGTTCTTGTTCCCATCGCAAtgttttgagtttgagtttgttGTTCTATCAATGTTTTTCACAGTACAGTACgataacattacattattaaATTCACTTTTAAGAAATGTATCATTAAAGGTACTGTGCGTGCTTCTAACTATTTATACATAATGTGTGCCGTGTGTCTGGTGTTTACAAGACCAGTCATTTATGTCGGACTCTTCCTcagttatttttaacaaaatattttctgtctcaCTGGGTGCTCTGTTTCCTAAATATATGGAAAATACTGTGGTTGAAAATGGGAAGAAACAATTCCCACTGTCCCCCACAGAAGACAAGAGTTATAATGTGTATTTTGATTTACTTACAATTAACTCAAACTTCTCAAATCTTAATATAATACAGTTAGGactctcataaataaataaaatacaacatccTTATGACGACCAGAAAGAATATTACTTTATATATTTGACCGCTCATCTTCCTTACTGCTATAGGCCATAATTATGTCCTGCTGGTCACACCGTCATGTGTGTTTCATCACTAGAAAGCCCAAGATGTGCTTTGCACAGTGCGTCAGGACTCAGATAGAATAAATGCATGGTGTTTCAAAAAAGGGCTCAGTGTCATGTCCACCACAGAGGACAAATATGAATTGCCGGGTCTCAGAAAGCTAGACTTTTCATTTCCAAGCTCTCATTGGTTACAGCAACACTAAAGACCATTGTgcacaagacaaacaaacaatgcttCATAGAAACTCTGAGCACAGCTGGCTGTGGAGATTACCGAACTGAAACTGACAACAGAAGAGGTGCTGGCCAGCCAGGTGGAGGAGCTGATCCCTCTTTCAGCCTTTAACCACTCAGGTCATATCCCCTCTCTAGCCTCTGGCCTCAACACATTGTTAAAACAGCTACCTACATCTTGGAGGTTGCAGGTGATACTGTTTTGAAGCTGAACATGAGTTTTTCGGGTGATGCAATTGAATGAAAGCTGTCTGGAGGTCACATAAATGCAGTCATTcacagaattgtttttttcttccgcTCTGCCTTTCCACATAATCCTTTGCAGAGCTCCATCGGTGTGCAGTGTtctgcctgctgcagctgggAGGAGAGATCTTTGACACAGACATGGTGATAGTGGACCGAACACTCACTGATATTTGCTTCGACAACACCATCGTATTGTGAGTCATCTGTCAGTTACATAATACTcacaaaaagcacttaaaaacaGGCTGTGTGTGACACTGATGTGGAAGCATTTATGcatgtgtctttttgcagtAATGAAGCCAGCCCTGGTTTTGAGCTGCGCGTTGAGCTGTATAGCTGCTGCTCGGAGGATGACTACTCAGCAGGGAGCACGCCCAGGAAACTAGCCAGTAAACTGAGCTCCTCACTAGGGCGATCAGCTGGGAAAAAGCTCCGGGCAGCCATGGAGCCTGGGCCATGTAGTCCTGTTAGCAATGGAGGGGCAGCTCCTCTTCTGCTGCCAGTTCCCTCTGTACCGTAAGTTTAAATTATCTGGGAGTGTACATATTGaatagagagagaaatatttcaGAGAGTGCAAGTAGGCATATTTATGAACATGCATGCTGAAGGGAATAAATTTCTATCCCCTCTCTTGTGTGCTGACAGGGGCCCCAAGTACCACCTCTTAGCTCATACCACCCTGTCACTGTCACACGTCCAGGACAGCTTTCGCACACACGACCTCACCATCTCAGGCAACGGTGAGTGGCAGCCTCCATCAATCTGTCGCCTCACCATCGTTCTCTTTTCCCTGCCAAATCAgccatctgtctgttttttgtgctCCTCTCACTCATCACTGTCTCACTTCTCCTCCTTGCATTCTAATAATTTCCCTTAAACCAAGAGCACTATGCATACCCCCCCCCGTCTTCCCCGTCCTCTCCGTCCTACCATGTTCTCTGACAGACAGCCATTGTCAAGGTCACAGTAATAAAGGCCATGCTTGCGAGGTGACTGCTGTGTAAAGCTGTAATGATGTGGGCTAACAAGGGCCCAGACCCTCAGACAGACAGGCCCCTAGTGTTTTATTCATTGGCCCTTCAGCCTGCTGTAAAGTTTCATTGCTGCACTTCATGGCACTCCCTGCAGCTGCCAGTCATTTACACCCCTGTGCCTTGTTTTGTGTGCTaaaggggtgggggtgggggggtatgATGTGGGGGAGAAGTGTGTATGCGGATGCACATGActatgcatgtttgtgtgtgaaatttgaATGTCACGTgggaatatttttatttattcatggtgtttatttttgccaatctctctctccctgtagAAGAGTGTTCGTATTGGCTGCCACTTTATGGCAGTATGTGCTGCCGCCTCGCAGCTCAGCCTCACTGCATGACCCAACAGATGATGAGTGGATGCTTGAAAGTTAAGGTATGTTGGCAGGTGTGTGCAGCACTGATGGGGGGAACAATTCATTCCAGAGTTTTTAACAGATTTTGGCTTTTGTCCTGGTTTAtatctgtcctttttttcctcctccacctccttcctctccttcatcTGTTGccatctctttgtggttttctCCTCGTGTTTATTCCACTCTTCACTCATCTTTTTCTCTACCTCGCAGCAGTTGGGAGGTGACCCTCAGAGTTGGACAAAAGTGCACGCGGTTTTGAAAGGAACAAGCCTTTTCTGCTACCACCGGCAAGAAGATGTAGAGGCGAACATCGAGCCAGCTTTCACCATTGCCATCAACAAGGTTAGCATATATCTGGAGTGGAGTAAAACACTCCAGAGGTCGACCCAGCTTTAAAGAACCTATACAGTTGTTTTGGTATCGCCTGAGGCATCAGCAGCATAGCTGGAAAGGCATTGGGTTTGTGGATTTCTGTTTGAATCTAAAGCCAATTGGTATTCTCTGagccaaaaaagtaaataagaaaTGAGCTCGTCTCTTACTTTAAGGTGCCCTTGAGAAAGGTACTTAGCCCTCAGTTGCCCATGTAGAGCTGCTCAAAAGCCAAAAGTGGAAAATTGTGGTTCTCTTGCTCAGCTTTCAGGTGTAACTGTGTAAATTTTCAGCAAGGCTAGAAAAGAGCAGGCACATGGGGATAGAGGGCATTAAAGGTTTCAAAATGAAATCTTTCTGATATGTTCTTGAGTCTTTGCAAACACAATAAGACACAGCAGTTAGCCCCGTCCAACTAGGAATCATATATCTCTCATCCTTGAGTTTTTCCAGGCACCAAAGTGAAGAACAGTCAGTCAGCCAGTCAGGTTCTTGATCATCTTATttcctgtgtctgtgtctgaggGTTGACGCCTGTGGGGCCTCTCATTCCTTCCATCGTGACTCATTCAGTCTTTGTAGCCTCTGACCCTGAACCCACAGCTGATATATAGAGCCAAGTCAGTCAGATCAGATCAGGTGTGTATGATCCTTTTGTAAGTCAGTTGGCTCTCCTTAAGAGGAAAGGACGCACTGTGACAAATGGCTGGATGGAACAacactgccatctagtggccatGAGCAGACCTGGACACATTTGGAGTAGTACGAGGATGTGGGAATTGGGAGTCTGCACCTTTTGTTGGATAATTGCTGAAGGGAAATGGTTTGGAAGAGGACTAATTAGTGGCTTTATTAGTGAGGGCTTATTTTCAGTGGGGACGTAAAATTACAATTGCCGTAATGATCACTTGTTGCAGCACATAATTTTGTTCATTCAGGAGTGCTGGCATTTATCCCTgattgtagttattttgtggcAGATGATTGTATTCTTTGTCACTCTCGCTTTCAGGAGACCAGAATACGTGCATCAGAGAAAGACCTGCAAAGTAAAGTTCAGAATATCTGTATCAGCAACCAGTACGGAGGTGaggaggtcacacacacactgacaacagaCAGCCgggaggacacacacaggtggATGGAGGCCTTTTGGCAACATTTCTATGACATGAGTAAGTACCTTCATTCACATACATTATCATAGCTATTCAAAGGAATGCTTCAACCACAAAATCACAATTTGTATTTCAACGACTCGGCCCATGTTGTGTAGAATTCATGAATAGAACTTTgattttctcacatgcctccacggtgaacgaAGAACCCAAAAACTGAGGAAAATCTTGAATTGAATTCAAAGGGGGGGCGCATTtatcaacagcaaaactttatcaaacatCTCTTTACAATCTCTCACACAGTTTATACagaataatccaagtctcatttatacaGTTACATGCTAAGTACTTCCcgaaaacatgcattttcactagaacctaactaaataaaactaacaCTACCACTACCGCATGCAAGTCGTACGACTGGCCAAGCGTGtgcatttgaactctgctcatACACTCCACtgaacaaaatttaaatgcacATTCTAGCCCAGGCAGTCCCCATTTACTtattggattcttcattcacttcaaaagcatg from Plectropomus leopardus isolate mb chromosome 6, YSFRI_Pleo_2.0, whole genome shotgun sequence carries:
- the rtkna gene encoding rhotekin isoform X1 produces the protein MFCRNEKARATVARGSALEMEIRRGKFRKSVFLDTSQDSDIQKKIDHEIRMRDGACKLLAACSQKDQALEAAKSLQTCSTRIMAYMSELQRMKEAQVMQKVTRRSSDAGPMDDRLPCKGKVAISDLRIPLMWKDTEYFKNKGELHRCAVFCLLQLGGEIFDTDMVIVDRTLTDICFDNTIVFNEASPGFELRVELYSCCSEDDYSAGSTPRKLASKLSSSLGRSAGKKLRAAMEPGPCSPVSNGGAAPLLLPVPSVPGPKYHLLAHTTLSLSHVQDSFRTHDLTISGNEECSYWLPLYGSMCCRLAAQPHCMTQQMMSGCLKVKQLGGDPQSWTKVHAVLKGTSLFCYHRQEDVEANIEPAFTIAINKETRIRASEKDLQSKVQNICISNQYGGEEVTHTLTTDSREDTHRWMEAFWQHFYDMSQWKQCCDDLMKIELPSPRKPAPVTPKQGSLYHEMVIESSDDLSSTVSDILARRMQELELRSQLGTSPTWMSMFEENNPKSAGRPRPCTSRLSGHSPCTPHRLPRSPASPHRCPQLSLLSSDASLTSDSDSHCSTSPCSHRHGWPEPSSNFSLLSSSPSRLRPRTLSLDAKLSTLRGRGYGGGGTLQCPCQPPPSSLLAPLPIPSRSPRSQRSTQTTLSCSSSTSSNSSSNSEGSHSPESSEGAPFSRPSPARRSLRNLRARLDPRNWLQSQV
- the rtkna gene encoding rhotekin isoform X2 — translated: MFCRNEKARATVARGSALEMEIRRGKFRKSVFLDTSQDSDIQKKIDHEIRMRDGACKLLAACSQKDQALEAAKSLQTCSTRIMAYMSELQRMKEAQVMQKVTRRSSDAGPMDDRLPCKGKVAISDLRIPLMWKDTEYFKNKGELHRCAVFCLLQLGGEIFDTDMVIVDRTLTDICFDNTIVFNEASPGFELRVELYSCCSEDDYSAGSTPRKLASKLSSSLGRSAGKKLRAAMEPGPCSPVSNGGAAPLLLPVPSVPGPKYHLLAHTTLSLSHVQDSFRTHDLTISGNEECSYWLPLYGSMCCRLAAQPHCMTQQMMSGCLKVKLGGDPQSWTKVHAVLKGTSLFCYHRQEDVEANIEPAFTIAINKETRIRASEKDLQSKVQNICISNQYGGEEVTHTLTTDSREDTHRWMEAFWQHFYDMSQWKQCCDDLMKIELPSPRKPAPVTPKQGSLYHEMVIESSDDLSSTVSDILARRMQELELRSQLGTSPTWMSMFEENNPKSAGRPRPCTSRLSGHSPCTPHRLPRSPASPHRCPQLSLLSSDASLTSDSDSHCSTSPCSHRHGWPEPSSNFSLLSSSPSRLRPRTLSLDAKLSTLRGRGYGGGGTLQCPCQPPPSSLLAPLPIPSRSPRSQRSTQTTLSCSSSTSSNSSSNSEGSHSPESSEGAPFSRPSPARRSLRNLRARLDPRNWLQSQV
- the rtkna gene encoding rhotekin isoform X3, which codes for MPIDKFANMEEKLWILEDLNMMYIRQIALSLQDSDIQKKIDHEIRMRDGACKLLAACSQKDQALEAAKSLQTCSTRIMAYMSELQRMKEAQVMQKVTRRSSDAGPMDDRLPCKGKVAISDLRIPLMWKDTEYFKNKGELHRCAVFCLLQLGGEIFDTDMVIVDRTLTDICFDNTIVFNEASPGFELRVELYSCCSEDDYSAGSTPRKLASKLSSSLGRSAGKKLRAAMEPGPCSPVSNGGAAPLLLPVPSVPGPKYHLLAHTTLSLSHVQDSFRTHDLTISGNEECSYWLPLYGSMCCRLAAQPHCMTQQMMSGCLKVKQLGGDPQSWTKVHAVLKGTSLFCYHRQEDVEANIEPAFTIAINKETRIRASEKDLQSKVQNICISNQYGGEEVTHTLTTDSREDTHRWMEAFWQHFYDMSQWKQCCDDLMKIELPSPRKPAPVTPKQGSLYHEMVIESSDDLSSTVSDILARRMQELELRSQLGTSPTWMSMFEENNPKSAGRPRPCTSRLSGHSPCTPHRLPRSPASPHRCPQLSLLSSDASLTSDSDSHCSTSPCSHRHGWPEPSSNFSLLSSSPSRLRPRTLSLDAKLSTLRGRGYGGGGTLQCPCQPPPSSLLAPLPIPSRSPRSQRSTQTTLSCSSSTSSNSSSNSEGSHSPESSEGAPFSRPSPARRSLRNLRARLDPRNWLQSQV
- the rtkna gene encoding rhotekin isoform X4; its protein translation is MPIDKFANMEEKLWILEDLNMMYIRQIALSLQDSDIQKKIDHEIRMRDGACKLLAACSQKDQALEAAKSLQTCSTRIMAYMSELQRMKEAQVMQKVTRRSSDAGPMDDRLPCKGKVAISDLRIPLMWKDTEYFKNKGELHRCAVFCLLQLGGEIFDTDMVIVDRTLTDICFDNTIVFNEASPGFELRVELYSCCSEDDYSAGSTPRKLASKLSSSLGRSAGKKLRAAMEPGPCSPVSNGGAAPLLLPVPSVPGPKYHLLAHTTLSLSHVQDSFRTHDLTISGNEECSYWLPLYGSMCCRLAAQPHCMTQQMMSGCLKVKLGGDPQSWTKVHAVLKGTSLFCYHRQEDVEANIEPAFTIAINKETRIRASEKDLQSKVQNICISNQYGGEEVTHTLTTDSREDTHRWMEAFWQHFYDMSQWKQCCDDLMKIELPSPRKPAPVTPKQGSLYHEMVIESSDDLSSTVSDILARRMQELELRSQLGTSPTWMSMFEENNPKSAGRPRPCTSRLSGHSPCTPHRLPRSPASPHRCPQLSLLSSDASLTSDSDSHCSTSPCSHRHGWPEPSSNFSLLSSSPSRLRPRTLSLDAKLSTLRGRGYGGGGTLQCPCQPPPSSLLAPLPIPSRSPRSQRSTQTTLSCSSSTSSNSSSNSEGSHSPESSEGAPFSRPSPARRSLRNLRARLDPRNWLQSQV
- the rtkna gene encoding rhotekin isoform X5, translating into MNNSKNQRDSDIQKKIDHEIRMRDGACKLLAACSQKDQALEAAKSLQTCSTRIMAYMSELQRMKEAQVMQKVTRRSSDAGPMDDRLPCKGKVAISDLRIPLMWKDTEYFKNKGELHRCAVFCLLQLGGEIFDTDMVIVDRTLTDICFDNTIVFNEASPGFELRVELYSCCSEDDYSAGSTPRKLASKLSSSLGRSAGKKLRAAMEPGPCSPVSNGGAAPLLLPVPSVPGPKYHLLAHTTLSLSHVQDSFRTHDLTISGNEECSYWLPLYGSMCCRLAAQPHCMTQQMMSGCLKVKQLGGDPQSWTKVHAVLKGTSLFCYHRQEDVEANIEPAFTIAINKETRIRASEKDLQSKVQNICISNQYGGEEVTHTLTTDSREDTHRWMEAFWQHFYDMSQWKQCCDDLMKIELPSPRKPAPVTPKQGSLYHEMVIESSDDLSSTVSDILARRMQELELRSQLGTSPTWMSMFEENNPKSAGRPRPCTSRLSGHSPCTPHRLPRSPASPHRCPQLSLLSSDASLTSDSDSHCSTSPCSHRHGWPEPSSNFSLLSSSPSRLRPRTLSLDAKLSTLRGRGYGGGGTLQCPCQPPPSSLLAPLPIPSRSPRSQRSTQTTLSCSSSTSSNSSSNSEGSHSPESSEGAPFSRPSPARRSLRNLRARLDPRNWLQSQV